The following proteins come from a genomic window of Gallalistipes aquisgranensis:
- a CDS encoding sensor histidine kinase yields MERRRNILPRFGRTFFSFRHRVVIIVLGLAIGTSSLLFTDHMAQRLRDKEQNEVALWSYAMGRMGEFDSSDPLIQQIVNNKNNIPFIVTDDQLRVEGSHLIPERIMNHPDLLREEIEKLASVNQPLEINTYNGYRFYIFYGESTLLKMLVYFPFIQLVVIAVFIVFGYITFRSSKQDEQNRVWIGLAKETAHQLGTPTSSLLGWVEYLRSQPVDQSAVEEMNKDLTRLMKVVDRFSKIGSETILSPGTVNELVGNSVLYFRTRIPRNVSLDYNGLAIAPVKAMVNEALFEWVVENLLKNALDALQGKGKIDVKITDDANNVYIDVSDTGKGIAKANFNRIFEPGFTTKTRGWGLGLSLSRRIIEDYHKGRIGVLESEIDKGTTIRITLKKLYA; encoded by the coding sequence ATGGAACGCAGGCGAAACATACTACCCCGGTTCGGAAGGACGTTTTTCTCCTTCCGCCACCGCGTGGTGATCATCGTGCTGGGGCTCGCCATCGGGACCTCGTCGCTCCTGTTCACCGACCACATGGCCCAGCGCCTGCGGGACAAGGAGCAGAACGAGGTGGCCCTCTGGTCCTACGCCATGGGGCGCATGGGCGAGTTCGACAGCAGCGATCCGCTGATCCAGCAGATCGTCAACAACAAGAACAACATCCCTTTCATCGTGACCGACGACCAGCTGCGGGTGGAGGGTTCGCACCTGATTCCGGAGCGGATCATGAACCATCCCGACCTGCTGCGCGAGGAGATCGAGAAGCTCGCTTCGGTCAACCAGCCGCTGGAGATCAACACGTACAACGGATACCGCTTCTACATCTTCTACGGCGAATCGACGTTGCTCAAGATGCTGGTCTATTTCCCGTTCATCCAGTTGGTGGTGATCGCCGTGTTCATCGTCTTCGGTTACATCACGTTCCGCTCCTCGAAACAGGACGAGCAGAACCGTGTGTGGATCGGGCTGGCCAAGGAGACGGCCCACCAGCTGGGAACGCCCACCTCGTCGCTGTTGGGGTGGGTCGAATACCTGCGCAGCCAGCCGGTCGACCAGTCGGCCGTGGAGGAGATGAACAAGGACCTGACCCGGCTGATGAAGGTGGTGGACCGTTTTTCTAAAATCGGTTCGGAGACGATCCTCTCGCCCGGTACGGTGAACGAACTGGTGGGAAACAGCGTGCTCTATTTCCGTACGCGCATCCCGCGGAACGTGTCGCTCGACTACAACGGGCTGGCCATCGCTCCGGTCAAGGCGATGGTGAACGAGGCGCTTTTCGAATGGGTGGTGGAGAACCTGCTGAAGAATGCGCTGGACGCCCTCCAGGGCAAGGGGAAGATCGACGTGAAGATCACGGACGATGCGAACAACGTGTATATCGACGTGTCGGATACGGGTAAAGGGATCGCCAAGGCCAATTTCAACCGGATCTTCGAGCCGGGTTTCACGACCAAGACGCGCGGCTGGGGGCTCGGCCTGTCGCTGAGCCGGCGCATTATCGAGGATTACCATAAGGGGCGGATCGGCGTGCTGGAGTCGGAGATCGACAAGGGTACCACGATCCGGATCACCTTGAAAAAACTTTACGCCTGA
- a CDS encoding TlpA family protein disulfide reductase: MGRLLPFVGLSVLLLTGCFREESPERTTRVRAGDPLPVFSIESTQGVRYDSQERDGRRVLIYFFWSECPDCRETTPHVLDLWRRIGERDDVRLLCVARGGGDATQEKAVAYWDGLAASVAPLPMPELYYDRDRRVFDLFATQEVPRFYLAGSDGIVRWESAGNYGADALQGYLDAE; this comes from the coding sequence ATGGGACGTCTGCTGCCGTTTGTCGGCCTGTCGGTCCTTCTGCTGACGGGATGTTTCAGGGAGGAAAGCCCGGAGCGGACCACCCGTGTCCGCGCGGGTGACCCGCTGCCCGTGTTCTCCATCGAGAGTACGCAGGGCGTGCGGTACGATTCGCAGGAGCGGGACGGCCGCAGGGTGCTGATCTACTTCTTCTGGTCGGAATGTCCCGACTGCCGGGAGACCACGCCCCATGTGCTCGACCTCTGGCGGCGGATCGGGGAGCGGGACGACGTCCGGCTGCTCTGTGTCGCGCGCGGGGGCGGGGACGCCACACAGGAGAAGGCGGTCGCCTATTGGGACGGGCTGGCCGCATCGGTGGCTCCGCTGCCGATGCCGGAACTCTATTACGACCGGGACCGCCGGGTGTTCGATCTGTTCGCCACGCAGGAGGTGCCGCGTTTCTACCTGGCGGGTTCCGACGGGATCGTGCGCTGGGAGAGTGCCGGGAATTACGGGGCGGATGCTTTGCAGGGATATTTGGATGCCGAATAG